The Sphingomonas carotinifaciens genomic sequence ATGCGCAAGGGTCGATCTATCTCGACGGCGTGCGCGACATCGGGTCGCAGAGCCGCGAGGTCTTCGCCGTGGACCGGGTGCAACTGGTGCGCGGATCGGATTCGACGTTGGGCGGACGCGGCGGCGCGGGCGGCACGATCAACATCGTGTCGAAGCTGCCGCAACTCGGCACCTTCGGGTCCATTTCCGGCAGCTACGGCAATGCCGATTTCAAGCGCATCACCGGCGACATGAACGTCAAGCTGGCCGACACGGTCGCCTTCCGCATCCAGGGCCTGTGGCACGATCAGGACTTTGCCGGGCGCGACGCAATCTACAATCGCCGCTGGGGCTTTGCGCCTTCGCTGACAGTCGGGCTGGGGACGCCGACGCGGCTGACCGCCAGCTACTACCGTCTGGAAACCCACGAACTGCCCGATGGCGGGCTGCCCTATCGCTACACGCTGGCCAATGCGCCGGGCACCGGCACCATCGTCAGCACGCCCGCACTTGGCCGTTTCACCACGATCGGCGGGCGCACCGGCATAGTCGACCGGGCGAATTTCTATGGCCTTGTCGACCGCGATTTTCGCGACACCACCACGGATCAGGCGATGGTCCGCATCGAACACGACCTGACCGGCACGGTCACGCTGCGCAACACCGCACGCTATGCCCATACGACGCAGGCGTTCATCTTCACCCAGCCCGACGACAGCCAGGGCAATGTCTTCGGCACCGCCGCGACCAATCCGACCACCGGCGTGGCGGGTGCGCGAGGCGACCGGCTGAACGGCGGCTATGTCTGGCGGCGCAGCAACACGCGCCACAGCGTGGTGGACAGCATCGTCAACCAGACCGATCTGTACGGCACGCTGGATACCGGCGGCATCGAGCACAGCTTTGCGATGGGCGCGGAATTCGCCTGGGAGAAGGCCCGCCGGGGCACCTTCGTCCTCGCCAATGGCAGCACGGTCAGCCCGCGGTGCAACACCACTTCCATCGCGCGCTACAATTGTACCGATCTGTTCGCCCCGACGCCCGGCGATCCGTGGGTGAACTATGCCAGCGACATCTCGGCGGTCGCCACCCCGATCGTGAAGGGCGCGCCCACGACCGAAACGCAGCAGGATGCGACGACGCAGGCGATATATGCCTTCGACTCGATCACCCTTGTGCCGCAACTGATCCTGAACCTGGGCGCCCGGTTCGACCGGTTCAAATCGGTGCTGACCCCGCCGGGCGCACTCCAGACCCGTATCCGTCGCACCGACGAACTGTTCAACTGGCAGGCGGGCCTCGTCTTCAAGCCGACGCCGGAAACGAGCGTTTATGCCAGCTATGCCACGTCCGCCACGCCGCCCAACAGCCTGATCGGGGAGGGGCGTGAGGACAATGCGCTGCCCACCAACCTGACCACCGAGGCCAACCGCGCGATCTTTGACGCGCTGGAGCCGCAAAAGACCAAGTCGTACGAGGTCGGCGCGAAGGCCAGCCTGATGGGCGAGCGGTTGCAACTGGGCATCGCCGCGTTCCAGACCGACATCAGCAACGCGCGCGTGCTGACCGATGCGAATACGGTCGATTTCATCGGACGCAGCCGGGTGCGTGGCATCGAGCTTTCGGTGTCGGGCATGATCCTGCCCGGCTGGACGATATTCGGTGGCTACAGCCATCTCGACCCGAAGATCCTCGACGGCGGTTTCACCGCGCTGACCGCACCGGCCATCGGCGGACGGCCCGCGCAGATCGTCTCCGTGCCCTCCGTCAACACCGGCCGACAGATGCCGCAGACGGTGCGGAACAGTGTCTCGGCCAGCACCAATGTCGAACTGTTTGGCCGCTTCAGCATCGGCGGCACCGCCATCTACATGGATCGCATGTATGGCGGCTATCAGGACAATCGCAGCGCGGTGCAGACGGCGGCCGGCGTGGTGACCGTCAATCCCGCCACCAAGGTGCTGCTGCGTGAGATCCCCGGCTATTGGCGCTTCGATGCCCGCGCCGCGCTGAAGCTGACCGACATGATCGAACTGAGCGTCAACGCCCAGAACCTGACGGACAAGGCGTATTTCAGCCAGGCCTTCACGACCCACAACGCCAATGTCGCTGCCGGACGCACGGTGTTCGGCACGGTCAACGTCCGCTTCTGATGACCATTTCCGACCCCGCCGCATTGCCACCCGAGGAACTCGCCGCGCGGCTGGCGACCCCCGGCGCGGCCCGGGCCGCACTGGTCCATGCCGCGGCGCAGGCGGGGGAGGCGGAGGCGCAACTGGTCTATGGCCAGATGCTCCTCGATGGCACCGAAACGCCGGGTGACCCGCGGGCGGCGCTCGACTGGTTCACCCGCGCCGCCGCGCAGCATCACCCGATGGCGCTCAACATGGTCGGGCGCTGCTACGAACTGGGCTGGGGCTGCGCGGTCGACGCCGGCCGCGCGGTCGCCTGCTACCGCATCGCCGCCGGGCAGGGGCTGGCGGAGGCGATGTATAACTATGCCACGCAACTGGCGCTCGGCCACGGCGTCGCGACCGACCGGGCGGAGGCGCTTCGCTGGCTGGAGCGGGCCGGCGACCTTGGCTATGCGAAGGCGGTGAACTTCATCGGCAGCTTTGCCGAGGATGGCTGGGCGGGGCCGCGCGACATGGCAAAGGCTGCGCGCTGCTACGCCCGGGCGGCCGAGGGCGGCGATTTCCGCGCCGCCTTCAATCACGCCCGGATGCTCGGTGCCGGGGGGCAGGTCGAGGGCGCACTGGAATGGCTGGCACGCGCGGTGGCCGGGGGCACGCCCGCCTTTGCCGCACGCGTCATCCGTTGGTGCACCGCCAGCGACATCCCCGCCTTCCGCCGCTATGCCGCAACGTTGAGGAAGGGCAGGGCATGTTGATCGCGATACCCGATGTGCTGGACGGCGAGGGCGTCGCCCGGCTGCGCGGCTTGATCGATGGCGCCGAATGGGTGGACGGCAACGCTACCTCCGGCCCGCAATCCGCGCTGGCCAAGCGCAATGCGCAATTGCCCGAAGGCTCGCCCGCCGCGCGCGAGGCGGGGGGCATGGTGCTCGACGCGCTGGCCCGGTCGCCGCTGTTCATCGCCGCCGCATTGCCGCTCAAGGTCTTCCCGCCGCTGTTCAACCGCTATGCAGGGGGCGACGCCTTCGGCCTGCATGTCGACAACGCCATCCGCATCCAGCGCGGCAGCGATTTTCGCATCCGCTCCGACCTGTCCGCCACGCTCTTCCTGTCCGATCCGGACAGCTATGACGGCGGCGAACTCGTTATCGAGGAACAGTTCGGCGAACAGCGGGTCAAGCTGCCTGCCGGGCACATGGTCGTCTATCCCGCCTCCAGCCTGCACCGGGTGACGCCGGTGACGCGGGGCACGCGTGTCGCATCCTTTTTCTGGATCCAGTCGATGGTGCGCGACGACGGCGCCCGCCGCATCCTGTTCGAACTCGACCAAAGCGTGCAGGATATCGCCGGCCGCGACGGGCAGGACGATCCCACCACCATCCGCCTGACCGGCGTCTACCACAATCTGCTCCGCCGCTGGGCGGAGGCCTGAACCTCAGGACGCCGGTGCCGGCCCCCAGCCGAGACCCAGCGCCTTTTGCAGCGCGATGAAGTCGCTGGTCATCGCCGCCGTCGCCTGCGCCAGCGACTGTTCCGCCGACAGCCGCTGCCGCTCGGCATCCAGCGTGTCGATCAGCGTCGCGGTCCCTGCGGCATAGCGCTGCTGCTGGAGCGCGGCGGCGCGGTCCGCCGACGCCTTGGTTCGCGCCGCACTGGCCACGGTCCGCCTGCGCGCGCCGTAGCGCGACAAGGCATCCTCGGCATCGCGCAGCGCGGTCAGCACGGACGCGCGGTACTGCGCCGCCGCCTCGTCGCGCACGCCTTTGGCCTGTTCCACGCGCGCCGCGTTGCGACCGAAGTCCAGGAAGTTCCAGCTTAACCGTGGCATGCCCAGCGTGAACAGGTTGCCGGTATCGAACACGTCGCCGGGATCGGTGCCGCCAAGCCCCAGCATGCCCATCAGGCTGATCTGCGGAAAGCGCTGCGCCTCCGCCACGCCGATCCGCGCATTGCTCTGCGCCAGTTGCCGCTCGGCCGCGCGGATGTCGGGCCGGCGCTGGAGCAGGGCGGCGGGATCGCCCACCGCGACCTGGGCCGGGGGCAGGGGGACGCGACCCGGTGTCGCCAGCATCGTGTCCAGCGCGCCCGGCGCCTCGCCGACCAGGATCGCCAGCGCGTTCAGATAGGCATCGCGCTCCGCGGTCAGCGGCACCAGCGTGGCATCGGTCTGCTCCAGCTGCGTGCGCAGCCGCTCCACCTCCAGCGCAGAGGTGGTGCCCGCGCCGTAGCGTTCCTGCGTCAGGGCCAGCATCCGCCGCTGGCGCTCCGCCGTCGCCTGTCCCAGTGCCAGCCGCTGCTGCCGGTCGCGCAATGCGACATAGGCCTGCGCCACCTCCGCGGTCAGCGACACCTGCACGTCCGCCACGCCGGCCTCGGCCCGGCCCAGCGAGGCGCGCGCCGCCTCCACCCCGCGGCGACGCAGGCCGAACAAGTCGACCTCCCAACTCGCATCGAAGCCGAGATTGTAGAATTGCAGCGACTCGCTGTCGCCGCCGCCACCCTGCGCCCCCGCTTCCGCACCGCCCAGGTCGATGCCGGGCAGGCGCGCAAAGACGCCCATCGCCTGCGCGTTCGCGCTCGGCAACTGGTTCGCCCGCTCCAGCCGCAGCCCGGCCCGCGCCTGACGCAGCCGCGCCTCGGCCACCGCGATGTTGGGGTTACCCGCCAGCGCGCGCGCCTCCAGATGGTCGAGCATCGGATCGCCCAAGCCGGTCCACCATGACGCCACCACCGGCTGCGCCGCCACCGTTTCGGGCTGCGCACGGACGAATTTGGCGGTCGGCGCCACCGCGCCGGCGCTTTCGGGCCCCTGATAGTTCGGCCCCACCGTGCAGGCGGAGACGAGGACGAGGGAGGGAAGGATCAGCGTGCGCATCGAACTGCGTTCCTCAATGCATGGCGATCGCCTGCCCCTGCGGCAACGGCCGGAGGAACAGCACGAGCGGCGTGACGAGCGTGATCCCGATCGCCAGCAGCCAGAAAATGTCGTTGAAGGTCATGACCAGCGCATCGCGCTGGATCTGGCCGGCCAGCGTGCGGAACGCGCCCTCCTGCCCGAACTGGGCGGTCAGCCCGCCCAGATAATCCTGCACGCGCACCGAATTGGCGTTCAGCGTTTCCTCGATCCGGCGGCTGTGGAACCACATGCGCTGGTCCTGCACCGTCGAGATCCCCGCCAGCGCGAACGACCCGCCCAGGTTGCGGGCCGCGTTGAACAGTCCGGCCGCGTCGCCCGCGTCGGACGGCGGGACGGACGAGATCGCCGCCTGGTTCAGGAACAGGAAGCTCAGGATCGTGCCGACGCCGCGCAGCAATTGCGAGTCGACGAAGTCGCCGCCCGCCGACTGCGCGGTCAGCGTGGTATCGATCCAGCAGCTCGACGCCATGATCAGCAGGCCCGCGCCGACCGCGAACCGGATGTCGAGGTGCCGGATCATCAGCGGGGTGAACCCCATCAGGATGATGCTGGGAATACCCGACAGCAGCACCACCTTGCCCGATTGCAGCGCGTTGTAATCGGCGATCGTCGCCAGGAACTGGGGAATGACGTAGGAGGTGCCGTACAGCACCGCACCCACCAATATGCCCATCACCACCACCGACCCGAACTGCCGGTCCAGTACCAGCGACAGCTTGATCACCGGCCGCTTCGCCAGGAACTGCCCGGCCAGCAGCAGCACGAAGCCGAGCGCCGCGATGAGCGACAGGATGATGATCGTCTCGCTCTCGAACCACTGCTCGCGCTGGCCCTCCTCCAGCACCACGGTCAGCCCGCCCAGCCCCAGGATCAACCCGGCAATGCCCAGCCAGTCGGCGCGGAACAGCTCCTCCGGGTGCGCCTTGCGGTGCGGCAGGCCGACCAGCAGCAGCACGATCAGCAGGATGCCGATCGGCAGGTTGATGAAGAAGGCATAATGCCAGGAGATATTCTCGGTCAGCCAGCCGCCGATCAGCGGCCCGACCAGCGGCCCCAGGATCGCGGTGACGCCGAACAGCGCATTGCCGATCGGCTGTTGCGAGCGCGGCAACCGCGTCGCGATGATCGTCATCGCGGTGGGGATCAGCGCGCCGCCGGTAAAGCCCTGGCCGACGCGCCCGATGATCATCATCGTCAGGTTGGTCGATATGCCGCACAGCATCGAGAAGAGCGTGAACAGCGTCGTCGCGATCAGCAGAAAGGTGCGCAGGCCGAACAACCGCTCCAGCCACGCCGCCAGCGGGATGATGATGATCTCCGCCACCAGATAGGCGGTGGCGATCCATGTCCCCTCGGTGCCGCTCGCACCGATCTCGCCCTGGATGGTGGGCAGCGACGAATTGACGATGGAGATGTCCAGCGTCGCCATCAGCGCACCTAGGCTGCCCGCCGCCACCGCCAGCCAGGCGGCGGCATCAGCGCGCTCGGGCGTACCGGCGGATGCCTTGCCGGAGGATGCGCGAACACCGTCCGCGGTGGCCGCGCTCACCGGCGGATGCTCTCGTTATGCTTTTCCTGTTCGCGGGCGATGCGGTCCCTGGCGCCCTTGGCCGACCGGGTGTCGACGCTGACCTCGACCGACATGCCCGGCACCATCAGCTTGCGCGTTTCCGGATCGGCATGGATCGCGATGCGCACCGGCACGCGCTGCACGATCTTGGTGAAGTTGCCCGTCGCATTCTGCGGCGGCAGCACCGAGAATTGCGCCCCGGTACCCGGCGAGATGCTCTCGATCCGGCCGGGAATATCGACGCCCGGCAGCGCATCGACCTCGATCGTAACCGGCTGGCCGATGCGCATCAGGCCGAGCTGCGTTTCCTTGAAATTCGCCTCGATATAAAGCTGGTCGACCGGCACCACGGTCATCAGCCGGGTCGCGGCCTGCACATATTGGCCGACGCGCACCGTCTTGTCGCCGATCCGGCCGTCGATCGCCGCGCGCAGCAGGGTCGCGCCCACATCGCTTTGCGCCGCGGCAAGCTGCGCCTGTGCGCCCTCGGCCTGCGCCTCGGCCTGCCGGATCTGGGCGCGCAGCGTGCCGACGCGGCGCTGGGCACTGGTCAACGCCGCCTGTGCCGCGGTGACGCGGGCATCGGCCTGCGTCGCCTGGTTGCGCAACTGCGACAGGCGCTCGCGCGGCTCGGCCCCCGATGCCGCCAGCGGCACATAGCGTGCCACCTCGGACCGGGCGAACGCCGCATCCGCCCGCGCGGAGGCAAGGTCGGCGGCGGCACGCGTGATCGCCGCCTGCTGCTCGCGAATCTGTGCCTCTACACCCTGGGCGGTGGCGGCGGCGACGCCGATCTGTGCCTGCGACTGGGCGGCGCGCGCGGTATAATCGCGCGAATCGATCTGGGCGAGGGGTGTGCCGGCGCGGACATACTGGTTGTCGCGCACGAACACCTTGTCGACATAGCCGCCGACCTTGGGCGACACGATCACGCTGTCCGCCTGGACATAGGCATCATTGGTCGATTGCTGGAACTTGCCGAAGCTCTGATACCGCGTGAACCAGATCGCACCGACCACCAGCAGCACGACCACGACCACCAGCAGGATCGCGCGGATACGGCGCTTCTTGGCCGGGGACGCCGCCTTGGCGGGCGTCTCGTCATGCTCGTCCCCGGACGTATCCGTGCCACCATTTTGCTGATCGGACAGGTCGGCCATCATCTTCCTCGCATCTGCAGCATGCCTTCTGCGCCGGCTTGCCGAACTAGGCAAGGCCATTTAGTGAGGTTCCTCATGAAGTCCAGTGAGGTTCTGCTCCGCGACCTGGCCCGCGTCTATCTGATGGCCCATCGCCTGACCGACCGGGCAATGACCGCCCAAGGCGCGTCCTTTGCCCGCACGCGTCTGCTCCTGCTCATCCAGGCCGGGAACGGGCGTGCGCGCGCCGCCGACATTGCGGAGGTATTCACCATGGCGCCGCGCAGCGTCACCGACGCGGTCGACGCGCTGGAGCGCGACGGCCTCGTCCGGCGCGAACCCGACCCGCAGGATCGCCGGGTCAAGCGCCTGCACATCACGCCTGCCGGCCAGCGCGCCATCGATGCCAGCGAGCCGATGCGCGTCGCCTTGACCAAAAGGCTGTTTGTCGCCTTCGACGACGATGACCGCGCGCAACTCGATACGCTGCTCCAGAAGCTGCTCGCCGCGCTGATCGCCGAAATGCCCGATCATCTCGGTGCGGATGCGTGCACTTCGATTGCGCCCACTCCCGAGCGCGGAGCGTAACCCCCGTTGGCGAGTTAACGCGGTATGACATACGTTAATCGCACGCGCGCATGTTGAACCCGTTCCGGCGGGGCGAGGGGGATGGCCCGACGCTGGGCGACGGCGCCGAACCCGCCACCGCCCTGTCGCAACAGGGCCTTCGCCATGCCGACGGCTATCTGCCGCTCGAACGCTATGGCACGCTCGGTGACGGGCGCAGCGTGGTGTTCAGCGGCGCGGACGGGGCGGTCGACTGGTGGTGCGTCCCGAACATGGACTCGCCGCCCCTGTTCGACCGTCTGCTCGATGCGGAGCAGGGGGGCTATTTCGCGCTCAGCCCGGATGCGCCCTTTACCGTCGAGCGGCGCTACCGCGCCGACAGCAACGTGCTGGAGACGATCTTCACCACCGACACCGGCCGGGCCAAGCTGACCGAGTCGATGAACAGCGGCACCGCCGGTCGCCTGCCCTGGGCGGAGTTCGCACGCCGGCTCGACGGGCTGGACGGCCATGTCCGCTTTGCCGTGTCGCTGCGCTTCGGCCGCCGCGCCGACACGGTCAGCCCCTATTTCTCCAAGGCCGGCGGGCATGACGTGTTCCATGCCGGCCACGTCCTCGGCGTCTTCCGCCACTCCGACAATGTGCTGCTCGATCCGCTGGTCGACGGGCAGATCACCGGCACCGTCTCGGTCGGGCCGGGCGAGCGTGCGGTGGTGGCGATCGTCGCGGGGGAGGACGAACCGCTCGTCTGCCCCGAAATCGAGGAAATCGATGCCCGTATCGACCTGTCCGACGCTGAATGGCGGCAATGGACGGAGCGGCTGCGCTGCCACGATCGGTTTCGCGCGCTGACCATGCGCAGTGCCCTGGCGCTGAAGCTGCTCCTCTACTCGCCCACCGGCGCGATCGCCGCCGCCGCGACGACCTCGCTGCCCGAGGGGATCGGTGGCGAGAAGAATTACGATTATCGCTACGCCTGGATCCGGGACGCGGGCTACACGATCAAGGCGTTCCTGCGCATCGGCGCGCTTGCCGAGGCCAAGGCGGCCTTTACCTGGCTGCTCAAGCGGTTGGGCGAGAGTGAGCCGCAGGTCTGCTACACGCTGCAGGGCGACATGGTGCCGGCGGAAAAGATCATCGACGTGCCCGGCTATCGCGGCTCGGGGCCGGTCCGCACCGGCAACCTCGCCGGGTCGCAGCATCAGCATGGTATTTACGGCGACATCTTCGAGACGGCGAGCCGCTTCGTCGCCTGTGGCAACATCCTCGATGCCGCCAGCGCGGAAACCCTGTCGCATCTCGCCGACGACTGCGCGGACCGCTGGCGCCTGCCCGACGCCGGGCTATGGGAACTGCCCGAAAGCCGGCATTACACCATGTCCAAGATCAGTTGCTGGCAGGCGCTGGCCCGCGCGGTCGAGCTGGCCGACGACGGGCAGATCCCGACCACCTGCCGCGACCGATGGCTGCGCGAGCGCGACCGGATCGCCGCCTGGATCGACGAGCATTGCTGGTCGGAGGAACGCGGCGCCTATCTCTTCTATCCGGGCAGCGACATGCTCGATGCCAGCCTGGCGCTCGCCGTCCGCTTCCGCTTCGACGGACAGGACCGGCTGCGTCGTACCCTGGACGCGATCGACCGCGAACTCGGCAAGGGCGCGTTCCATTATCGCTACACCGATGTCGACCGGGAGGAGGGGTGTTTCCTCGCCTGCACCTTCTGGATGATCGAGGCGCGCGCGATGCTCGGCCAGAAGGCCGAAGCGGAGGCCGCCTTTGAGGCCGCCATCGAAAAGCTGGACAGTGGCGTCGGCGTCTATGCCGAGATGATCGACCCCGACACGGGCGCCTATCTCGGCAACATGCCGCAGGGGCTGACCCATCTCGCCCTGATCCAGGCCGCCGCGACCTTGTGCGGGGCCGAACTCTGATACGCTATCCCGCCCGCGCCAGCCGGTATCCCACCCGCCCGAACAGGATCAGTGCGACGGCCGACCCGACCAGCGTGGCCCCCGCCGCGCCCGTCGCGCCGTAGGCGGGCATCAGCACCGCCATCGCCGCGAACAGCGCGACGACCGATGCGACGCGGATGCGCAGCGCGGTCGCCGCCCGCCCGATCGCCAGCAGCACCGGCTCGAACGCCACGCCCATGACCTCCAGCCCCGCCGCAAGCCCCAGCAGCACCAGCACCGGATACGCCCCCAGATAGGTCTTGCCCGCGATCAGCCGCAGCGCCGGCTCTCCCAGCAGGGGCACCAGCAGACAGATCGACCCACCCGCCACCAGCGCCAGCCGCGTCGATTGCCGGAACAGGGTCGTCATGTCCCGCTTGTCCCCTTCCGCCCCCGCCCGCGTGAACTCGGGTAGCACCCCGCGCGAAAACATGTCGGACACGCGCGTCAAAGCCTGGCTCAACTGATAGGCCAGCCGGTACGCGCCCGCCGCCGCCGGGCCCGTCGCAAAGCCGACCAGCACCACCACCACCTGCTTGCTCGCGGCGTTCAGCGAGGCGTTCATGTTGGTCACCACTGCGAAATGCCACAGCCCCGCATTTTCGCGCGGCGCGGCCTGTGCCCCGCGCCACCATCCCAGCAGGCCCGGCGCCGCCCGGTGGGCCGCCGTCCAGTAGACGATGGCGGTCAGCACCTCGGCCCCCGCCCAGGCGAGCAGGAACCCCTGCACCGTCGCATGCATCAGCACCGCGGTGACCGCGCCGGCACAGCGCGCGAAGGGGGTCACCGCATCCGCCATCGCGCCCACCGCGAACCGGTCGTGCAGCCTCAGGATGCCGACCGCGGTCGATCGAAAGGTCAGCAGCAGCACGAAGCAGAACAGCAGGGCCTCGGTCGCGAAGGTCGCATCCCATCCCAGCCGCACGCGCAACACGGCGACCGCGACGCTCGCCACCAGGCACCCGAACAGCGCCGCGCCCAGGTCGAGCGCGGTGCACCAGCGCACCAGCCGCCCCAGCATCGCCCCGTCACCCGCCTTCAGCGGCGCCATGCCGTAGCGCACCACCACCTGCCATGTCTGGAAACCGACCAGCGCGGCGACCGCCTGGCCGGTCGACAGGATCAGCGTGAACTCGCCGAACCGCACGACGCCCAGCGAGCGCGTGGCGAGCGCCAGATAGACGAGGCTGAGTACCGCGCCGACGCCTTTGCCGGTCAGCAGCCAGCCGACATTGCGCAGCGCACGGCCGAATGGGGTCGGCGCGGACTTGGACACGTTCAACGGCTTTCTTCCGAGGGCGATCAGAGGCTAAGGGGGTGACGGATCATGCGCATCGCCTTCCTCTATATCGCCGAAGCCTATCAGTGCTACCATGGCGCGGCCATCGCGTTCGAATTGGCGCGCCGCCCCGGCTGGACGGTGGTCAACTACCATAACGATCCCGAAACGCCGCATCACCTGGAGCGGATACGTGCCGCTTACGGCGTGCCGCCGATCGAAACCCGCCGCCTGCACCGGTCGCCGCTCACCGTCGCGCTTCAGCGGCTGAAGCGGCTGGGCATGTTCAAGGATCTGGTGATGCGTGACAATGCCGCCGAACTGGACGGCTATGACGCGATCTTTGCGGTGGAGGATACGGCGGCGGCGCTGCGCCGCCTCGGCGTCCGGCGCCCCCGGCTGATCTACCATCCCCACGGCGTCGGCGACCGGGCGCGCGGCTTCGTGCGCGACATCGCGGTCTTCGACCATGTCTTGCTCGCCGGGCCCAAGACCGCCGAGCGCATGCTGCGCGAGGGGCTGATCCGCCCCGACGCCTATACGCTCACCGGATCGGTGAAGCTGGAAACCGGCTTCCGCGTCGGGGAGGTCGCAGCGCCGCTTTTCTCGCAAGCCGCGCCCACCGTCTTCTACAACGCCCACAAGGAACCGCGCCTGACCTCCTGGCATCGCTTCATCGAACCGATGCTCGCCGGCTTCGCGGCCGATCCCTCCCTCAACCTGATCGTCGCCCCCCACGTCAAACTCTTCCGCCGACACCCCGAACGCCACCGCACACACTGGCGCGCGCGCAGTACCCACAACGTCCTCATCGACCCCGGCTCCGACCGCTCCGTCGACATGACCTACGCCGTCGCCTCCGACATCTATGTCGGCGACGTCAGCAGCCAGGTGTACGAATTCCTGATGCGCCCGCGCCCTTGCGTCTTCCTGAACGCCCACCGCATCGACTGGCGCGACGACCCCAGCTTCGCCCACTGGCACCTCGGCGACGTCGTCGACGACCCCGCCGACCTGATGGCAG encodes the following:
- a CDS encoding efflux transporter outer membrane subunit encodes the protein MRTLILPSLVLVSACTVGPNYQGPESAGAVAPTAKFVRAQPETVAAQPVVASWWTGLGDPMLDHLEARALAGNPNIAVAEARLRQARAGLRLERANQLPSANAQAMGVFARLPGIDLGGAEAGAQGGGGDSESLQFYNLGFDASWEVDLFGLRRRGVEAARASLGRAEAGVADVQVSLTAEVAQAYVALRDRQQRLALGQATAERQRRMLALTQERYGAGTTSALEVERLRTQLEQTDATLVPLTAERDAYLNALAILVGEAPGALDTMLATPGRVPLPPAQVAVGDPAALLQRRPDIRAAERQLAQSNARIGVAEAQRFPQISLMGMLGLGGTDPGDVFDTGNLFTLGMPRLSWNFLDFGRNAARVEQAKGVRDEAAAQYRASVLTALRDAEDALSRYGARRRTVASAARTKASADRAAALQQQRYAAGTATLIDTLDAERQRLSAEQSLAQATAAMTSDFIALQKALGLGWGPAPAS
- a CDS encoding MarR family winged helix-turn-helix transcriptional regulator, with protein sequence MKSSEVLLRDLARVYLMAHRLTDRAMTAQGASFARTRLLLLIQAGNGRARAADIAEVFTMAPRSVTDAVDALERDGLVRREPDPQDRRVKRLHITPAGQRAIDASEPMRVALTKRLFVAFDDDDRAQLDTLLQKLLAALIAEMPDHLGADACTSIAPTPERGA
- a CDS encoding Fe2+-dependent dioxygenase gives rise to the protein MLIAIPDVLDGEGVARLRGLIDGAEWVDGNATSGPQSALAKRNAQLPEGSPAAREAGGMVLDALARSPLFIAAALPLKVFPPLFNRYAGGDAFGLHVDNAIRIQRGSDFRIRSDLSATLFLSDPDSYDGGELVIEEQFGEQRVKLPAGHMVVYPASSLHRVTPVTRGTRVASFFWIQSMVRDDGARRILFELDQSVQDIAGRDGQDDPTTIRLTGVYHNLLRRWAEA
- a CDS encoding HlyD family secretion protein, with amino-acid sequence MADLSDQQNGGTDTSGDEHDETPAKAASPAKKRRIRAILLVVVVVLLVVGAIWFTRYQSFGKFQQSTNDAYVQADSVIVSPKVGGYVDKVFVRDNQYVRAGTPLAQIDSRDYTARAAQSQAQIGVAAATAQGVEAQIREQQAAITRAAADLASARADAAFARSEVARYVPLAASGAEPRERLSQLRNQATQADARVTAAQAALTSAQRRVGTLRAQIRQAEAQAEGAQAQLAAAQSDVGATLLRAAIDGRIGDKTVRVGQYVQAATRLMTVVPVDQLYIEANFKETQLGLMRIGQPVTIEVDALPGVDIPGRIESISPGTGAQFSVLPPQNATGNFTKIVQRVPVRIAIHADPETRKLMVPGMSVEVSVDTRSAKGARDRIAREQEKHNESIRR
- a CDS encoding tetratricopeptide repeat protein, translating into MTISDPAALPPEELAARLATPGAARAALVHAAAQAGEAEAQLVYGQMLLDGTETPGDPRAALDWFTRAAAQHHPMALNMVGRCYELGWGCAVDAGRAVACYRIAAGQGLAEAMYNYATQLALGHGVATDRAEALRWLERAGDLGYAKAVNFIGSFAEDGWAGPRDMAKAARCYARAAEGGDFRAAFNHARMLGAGGQVEGALEWLARAVAGGTPAFAARVIRWCTASDIPAFRRYAATLRKGRAC
- a CDS encoding MDR family MFS transporter; protein product: MSAATADGVRASSGKASAGTPERADAAAWLAVAAGSLGALMATLDISIVNSSLPTIQGEIGASGTEGTWIATAYLVAEIIIIPLAAWLERLFGLRTFLLIATTLFTLFSMLCGISTNLTMMIIGRVGQGFTGGALIPTAMTIIATRLPRSQQPIGNALFGVTAILGPLVGPLIGGWLTENISWHYAFFINLPIGILLIVLLLVGLPHRKAHPEELFRADWLGIAGLILGLGGLTVVLEEGQREQWFESETIIILSLIAALGFVLLLAGQFLAKRPVIKLSLVLDRQFGSVVVMGILVGAVLYGTSYVIPQFLATIADYNALQSGKVVLLSGIPSIILMGFTPLMIRHLDIRFAVGAGLLIMASSCWIDTTLTAQSAGGDFVDSQLLRGVGTILSFLFLNQAAISSVPPSDAGDAAGLFNAARNLGGSFALAGISTVQDQRMWFHSRRIEETLNANSVRVQDYLGGLTAQFGQEGAFRTLAGQIQRDALVMTFNDIFWLLAIGITLVTPLVLFLRPLPQGQAIAMH
- a CDS encoding TonB-dependent receptor, with protein sequence MTAVATRSSGAFLALSCIGAFATAPAGADEAKTPPAGAPDQDRPEIVVNGHRAKPDADPKQVAPLVDTPRSVMVLTSDVIQQTGSTTLQEALRTIPGITFGAAEGGNPMGDRPFIRGFDAQGSIYLDGVRDIGSQSREVFAVDRVQLVRGSDSTLGGRGGAGGTINIVSKLPQLGTFGSISGSYGNADFKRITGDMNVKLADTVAFRIQGLWHDQDFAGRDAIYNRRWGFAPSLTVGLGTPTRLTASYYRLETHELPDGGLPYRYTLANAPGTGTIVSTPALGRFTTIGGRTGIVDRANFYGLVDRDFRDTTTDQAMVRIEHDLTGTVTLRNTARYAHTTQAFIFTQPDDSQGNVFGTAATNPTTGVAGARGDRLNGGYVWRRSNTRHSVVDSIVNQTDLYGTLDTGGIEHSFAMGAEFAWEKARRGTFVLANGSTVSPRCNTTSIARYNCTDLFAPTPGDPWVNYASDISAVATPIVKGAPTTETQQDATTQAIYAFDSITLVPQLILNLGARFDRFKSVLTPPGALQTRIRRTDELFNWQAGLVFKPTPETSVYASYATSATPPNSLIGEGREDNALPTNLTTEANRAIFDALEPQKTKSYEVGAKASLMGERLQLGIAAFQTDISNARVLTDANTVDFIGRSRVRGIELSVSGMILPGWTIFGGYSHLDPKILDGGFTALTAPAIGGRPAQIVSVPSVNTGRQMPQTVRNSVSASTNVELFGRFSIGGTAIYMDRMYGGYQDNRSAVQTAAGVVTVNPATKVLLREIPGYWRFDARAALKLTDMIELSVNAQNLTDKAYFSQAFTTHNANVAAGRTVFGTVNVRF